The DNA sequence GCCATCGTCTGTGATGCCCTGGATTCCATCGGCCTGACCAACCAGTCTCCCCGCAAGGAGCTCTTCCCGATGACGGTCGAGGATGTCGTCGTGGGCCGCTGCAAAACCAGCCTCTGGGCCGACATGTACCACACGGACTCCAGCCCTTACGAACTGGAACTCAAAGGCGTTGATTCGATTAACGCGGATGAAATCTTCATCGCCGCTGCCAGCGGTTCGATGCGGTCGGGCATCTGGGGCGAACTCCTCTCTACCGCTGTGAAACACCGGGGCTGCTGCGGAGCGATCATCGATGGAGCCGTTCGCGATGTTCGACAGATGCGGGAAATGTCCTTCCCCGTCTGGGCCGTCGGCACATCCCCTTATGACAGTAAAGACCGCCAGCGGATTATCGACCTCGACATTCCCGTCGAGATCGGAGGTGTCAACTTCTCCCCCGGTGACCTGGTGATCGCCGACGTGGATGGCATCGTGGTTGTCCCCCAGGAAGTCGAAGACAAAGTCATTCGTCTCGCCTGGCAGAAGGTGCACGAAGAAAACACATTCCGTGACAGTATTAAGGCGGGCATGTCCGCCACCGAAGCCTTCGCCAAATACGGGATACTTTGATCGACGGCCGTTACGATTCCGGATTCCACCACTGGTTCAGCAGCTTGTGTAATGTTTGCTGCCGGGCTTTGAATTGGGGATCGTCGATCAGGTTATTGGATTCCCCCGGATCTTTGACCACATCATACAGCACATCGCCTCGCGTGTAATTGTTCCAGGTTTTACCCTGCGCGTTCGCGTTGTGTGACGTGATGAGCTTGAGATTCCCTTGACGCACCCAGCGATGGGCAACATCCCGTTCCGGATGTTTGAGGGAACTCGCATCGCCTGGAAAAATCGCCCCATACACGGCGCGGTCAGATGGTAACGCTTCTTTGCCTTCCGCAGCCGGTAACAGGTTTACGCCGGGCAGTCGCTGTGCCTCTTTTTTGAGGCCGGCCGCGTTGAGCAGTGTCGGCACCACATCGATGCTGCTGACCAGTTCTGTGAGCGTCGCAGGCTGGGTCACGCCATCCCAGCGGATCAGGATCGGCGAGCGTAGTCCGTCTTCAAATGGAGATCGTTTGCTGGCCTTCGTGTGGTGATAATTTTCTCGTGGCTGCATGGGTCGCTCACCCGGAGTCCAGCCGTTGTCGATCACGAACAGGAACAGCGTGTTTTTTACGTCCGCTTCTTTTTCGACGAAGCGGACTAAGTCTCCGACCGTATCATCGAACTCCGTGCAGCTGGCATAATAAGCGATTTCGTTTTTCTTCACACCCGGTTGATTGCGATAAAGATCGAAATACTTCTGGGGAGAATCGTGGGGCTGATGCGGCAGATACGGGGCATACCAGACCAGCCAGGGGGTGGAGTCTTTTTCGCAGTCTTTGACGAAATCATAGATCGGCTGCATCGTCTCGCGACCGATCTTGAGGCCCCAGTCTCCATTACCGTGAGCCGCGAGAGTGCCGTTAGCCAGCTTGCGATTCCCTCCAAAGGTCTGCCCCGGGACCGGTTCGAAAATCGTCATCCCCTCTGTGAAGCCGGCATTGCGGTAATGGCCTTCCCAGAACTTCCCGGTCTGCAGGCAACGATAGCCGTGGGTAGCGAGCAGCCGCGGTAGTGTATCGACGGACTGAATCAATTGAAAAGCCGTGCTGCGGGTCTGCTCGTACTCCTTGCGGGAGGTCATCCGGTTGAAGGCACTATTGCCTGGCGGAGGGTGATTGTAATGAATACCGCTCTGATGAGGATAGAGGCCGGTCAGCAATGTCGCCAGCGAGGGGCTGCAGACGCTCGTTGGCAGATAGCCGTTGACAAACCGGGCCGACTGGGCCGCCAACTGGTCAATCTGTGGCGTTTTGATCTGCCTGTTTCCCATGAACCCGAAGTCCCGATAGGTCTGATCGTCGGAAATGATCATCACAATATTCGGGCGTCGGGAGTCTTCCGCCAGCGATGTCCGGCAGAAAGTGAAGCCGCCCAGGACCAGCAGCAGGCAGTACAGGAATGCCTGAATTCTCAATTCAATCAAACGTGGCATGGTTCTCAAATCCCCCTACACCTCAAACGCATGAATTGCTACAGTAACCCCAGCATAGTCGTTGAGTCGACGCCTGTCATTCCGGATTTGCGTTTCAGGTTTCTGCTTTAGCATCCGTCTCCCGGAACTCGGCCTCTGTGAAGAATCCAATAATTAAGAACGGACTCGAAAAGTTAAGAAAACAGCGATTACAAATCGAATTGGACAGGGTAACATAGCATCTGCCATGGAAGAATGTCCCGGGCTGACACATTCCCTCCCTGGTTCTTTTCTCCCGTTCAGTTCAGGAAGATAACCACGCATTTCAGGTTTCAGAAAAGGAAAGCATCCGTGAGCATTGATCCCATGACCTATCAGCCGGGCGGCGATAAAAAGAATTCTGAGTTTTTCGAAGAATACCGGATGAAAATTTTCGAACGCCGCAAGTCCAGCGGGATCGAAGATCTGCTCGGAACGATGCGGGGGATCGTCCTGCAGGTTGAAACCGGAGAAGTGCTGCCTTACCTGCATGAACTCTATCTGATGGGCCCCTATCGTTTTTCAGCGGCCTTCAAGAACAATACACACAACGTCTACGTGCTCACCTCGCACCCCGATTACCCGCGGATGTTTGTTCTGGAGCCACGCGACAAGGATTACGCCGACGAAATCACCATGTTCAATCGGCTGTATCCGCTCTCCAGCAAAAAGCCGAACGCCCGCTACATCGGAGAAATCTTCAGTACTAAAGATGTGAACGAAACGCGGAGCACGCTCGAATCGCACAGCGTCCGTTTCAATTATCATCATGAAACCAAGAACCCGTTCTTCACTGACGCGCATTTCGTCTTTACCTTCCCTTCTGATTTTACCTGTAACCGCGTCGGCTATACGCAGGAGAACATCGACGATTACGACGTACTCCAACTGGGTACCCCCTTCGAACTCGAACCTGAAGTGATGGATTCCCTGAACCAGGTACTCGCCTTCGGTGAAGCTCATAAGCTGAATAAGCTGGTTTTGGGGGTCGATCACCTGGCAACCCGGATTCTGGCCGGCGAGCGGGAAGATGCCATCCTGGAATTTCTGACGATGTCCAATCACTACTTCTGGGGGGCATACAATATTTCGGAGATGAACTCGTCAACGAACGTGACCCGGAATGGCTATGTCGACAACGATAAAAAGTCACCGGCCAAGGTCTTCACAGCCAACAACACGCCTTCCTTTGTGAATTCGTTCGAAAATCTGCCGATGCCTACCGAAGACTTCGTACGCAATTATGGACGCCGTCTGCACCACGTGGCGTACGAAGTACTCGACGGGGATCACAAGTCTGGTGAGAAAAACGTGGATTACGTCGTCCAGACCCTCAAAGACAAAGGCATTCCCTTCCTGGCACACGTAGTCGGGGAATGTCTGGATGAACCCAACCTGAAGCAGATTTTCTCCAAGCATTCCCAGTATTCGATTCTGATTACCGAATATGTGGAACGCTGCCACGCCTATGAAGGCTTCTTCACCAAGTCCAACGTGGCTGCGTTGACCGAGGCGGCAGGCAAGGACGAGCGCTATGATCACGGGCACGTCTTCGACTGACAGATGCTCCGCCCTGACGTCCCCCGGAATTCTGCGCTGCTCTACTCACACCAGGAATTGAGAACTCTATGAATCAGACTTCTAAGGAACTGCCACGGCTGGTCATCATCGGCGGAGGCTTCGCGGGCATCAACGTCGTCAAGGCATTCAAGAATGTCGCGGTGGAGATTGATCTGATCGACAAACGGAATTACCACCTGTTTCAGCCTCTGCTGTACCAGGTGGCAACCGGAGAGCTCGATCCCGCGAATATCGCCGCGCCGATCCGCAAGATCCTCTGGAAACAGAAGAACGTGCACGTGGCCCTGGGCAAAGTCACCGACATTGACTTCGATAAAAAGCTCGTGCAGTTTGACGGGGGCGAAATGGACTACGATTACCTGGTCATCGCCACCGGTGCCCAGCAGTCCTACTTCGGACATGACGAATTTCGCGTGCACGCGCCCGGTCTCAAAACGATTGACGATGCCCTGGAAATCCGCCGCCGCCTCTTCCTCGCATTCGAAGAAGCGGAATGGGAAGCCGATGAAGAGTCCCGCCGCAAGAAGCTGACCTTCGTTATCGTGGGGGGCGGACCGACGGGCGTCGAACTGGCAGGCGCCGTGAAAGAGGTCGCCACCGAAACGCTGCCGAAAGAATTCCGCAACGTCCACTGTGACATGGCCCGCGTGATTCTCGTCGA is a window from the Gimesia benthica genome containing:
- a CDS encoding sulfatase-like hydrolase/transferase gives rise to the protein MPRLIELRIQAFLYCLLLVLGGFTFCRTSLAEDSRRPNIVMIISDDQTYRDFGFMGNRQIKTPQIDQLAAQSARFVNGYLPTSVCSPSLATLLTGLYPHQSGIHYNHPPPGNSAFNRMTSRKEYEQTRSTAFQLIQSVDTLPRLLATHGYRCLQTGKFWEGHYRNAGFTEGMTIFEPVPGQTFGGNRKLANGTLAAHGNGDWGLKIGRETMQPIYDFVKDCEKDSTPWLVWYAPYLPHQPHDSPQKYFDLYRNQPGVKKNEIAYYASCTEFDDTVGDLVRFVEKEADVKNTLFLFVIDNGWTPGERPMQPRENYHHTKASKRSPFEDGLRSPILIRWDGVTQPATLTELVSSIDVVPTLLNAAGLKKEAQRLPGVNLLPAAEGKEALPSDRAVYGAIFPGDASSLKHPERDVAHRWVRQGNLKLITSHNANAQGKTWNNYTRGDVLYDVVKDPGESNNLIDDPQFKARQQTLHKLLNQWWNPES
- a CDS encoding RraA family protein, which produces MNNPTPETITLDMMRESLYSAIVCDALDSIGLTNQSPRKELFPMTVEDVVVGRCKTSLWADMYHTDSSPYELELKGVDSINADEIFIAAASGSMRSGIWGELLSTAVKHRGCCGAIIDGAVRDVRQMREMSFPVWAVGTSPYDSKDRQRIIDLDIPVEIGGVNFSPGDLVIADVDGIVVVPQEVEDKVIRLAWQKVHEENTFRDSIKAGMSATEAFAKYGIL